In the Pedobacter cryoconitis genome, TACCTGTTGTGCAGGCAACAGGCAGCTACAGGTACACAAGTCCGGTGTCTCAAATTAGCATTCCCGCCGGTGACAATGCACTTGATCTTCAGATCATGCCTAAAAATAATTACAATGCATCACTAGATGCAAGTTATACCCTTTGGGATTTTGGAGTAGTTAAAGCAGGTGTGGACCGTGCTAAAGCTGGGCTGGAATACGCAAAAGATAACCTGGAATTTAACCGGAACCAGTTGGCATTTCAGGTTGGGAATATTTATTACCAGATTGCTTACCTCAAAAATGCAATCTCGATTCAGGATAGTGTGATCAATTTTTTGGAAGTCAATAAAAAAGATACGGAAATAAAGTTCAAAAATGGAGACGCTTTGAAATATGATGTGCTTTCTATTCAATCCAGCATTGATCAGGAGGGAAATCGTAAAATAGACCTTCAAAATAACCTGAATAAACAATATGCCTTAATGGAGTATGCAACAGGAACCAGGATTAAGGCGAATTCTTCAGATTTTGTTTTCCCTGTAGCAAATAAATATGACCTGAATGAGGCTTTGGCCGAAGCACAAAATAACCATCCGGAGTTCAAGTTGATTAAGGACAAGATTCAACAAGCAGAAGCAGACCTTAAAGTCAGTCAGACTAACGGTAAACCTGCATTGGTGATGAGCGGTGGAACAGGGTATAAGAATGGTTTTACACCAGATCTTGATAAATTCAGGTATAATTATTCTGCGGGTGTTACCTTAAACATTCCAATTTACCAAGGTGGAAGAGCTAGAAAGCAGGTCAGGTTATCGCAAAGTCAGCTTTTACAGACTAAGTATTCAGAAGAAAGTCTGAGCAATACCTATCGTAAAGATATTCAACAAGCTATGATTGATATTGCCAGCAATACCTCTAGTCTGGTAAATTCGGCAAGACAGGTTACAGAGGCCAAAGAAGCACAAAAACTTGCGTATAGCCGCTATAGAAATGGAATTGGGACAAATTTGGAATTGACCAGTGCAAGTACCAATGTTCAAAAAGCAGAATTAACTAATCTACAATACAAATACCAGTTATGTATTGCACAATTGACTGTTGCAAAATTAACTGGACTAAAATACTGGTAAATATATGTGTCAATTTATATTAATTCTTTCGACAACGATAAAGACTCCATTTGACCTGGACCGGATCAAGCAGACCATTGATAATTTTAGCAGTATCATTGAATGGAGTCAGGATCTTGATGACATCGACAAAATTCTTCGCATAGTTGCTCACGAAGATATCAGCGAAAAACTGGTGCTGAATCTGGAAAGGGCAAAAGTAAGCGCATTGGTCATGCAGGTATTTGAAAGATTATGATATAATAAATCAGAAGAAAAGGATTCAAAATATAAGGTCTGCAGTTCAGTTATAGCCTTATGTTTTGAGTCCGCTGATAATATTAAGCCCGGCAAAACCCAATACTAAAATAATTATAGATATTTTTGTCAGGAAATACAATTCCATTTTGAAAACAGATCTTTTCCTTGTTACGCCTCCTTTTACCCAACTGAATACCCCGTATCCTGCAACTGCCTATATCAAAGGTTTTTTAAACACTAAAAATATCACTTCAACTCAGGCCGATTTAGGTATTGAAGTTATTTTGGCTTTATTTTCCAGAAAAGGCCTGGAAGATCTTTTCTTTCAAGCTGAAAAGCTGACTGAGCAGCCAAAAAGTTTAAATGCGAAACGGATCCTTGCTTTAAAAAAGGAGTATATCAGGACTATTGATGTGGTCATTGCTTTTTTACAGGGTAAAAATCCAACCCTGGCTTTACAAATTTGCCAGGAAGACTTTTTGCCGGAAGCTTCAAGATTTATGCAATTGGAGGAACTGGACTGGGCATTTGGTTCAATGGGAACACAGGACAAGGGGAAACATTTAGCTACCCTGTATCTGGAGGATATTTCAGATTTTATTATTGAATGTATAGACCAGAATTTTGGTTTTAGCCGTTATGCCGAAAGATTAGGCAGGAGCGCGAATTCATTTGATGAGCTTTATAAAGCTTTAAATCAAAAGTATACCTACATGGATAAACTTTTGATTGACATTTTAGAAAAGAAAATTGCCGTTATTCAACCGAAATTATTCTTGATTTCTGTTCCTTTTCCGGGTAATTTGTATGCTGCTTTCCGATGTGCACAATATGTAAAACAGCACTATCCTGAGATTAAAATTTCGATGGGTGGTGGTTTTCCCAATACAGAATTGCGTTCCGTTTCTGACAAGAGAGTATTTGAGTTTTTTGATTTTATCTCATTGGATGACGGGGAATTGCCGATTGAACTCATCTATAATTCGATTGTTAAAGCCGGGCCTTTTAATCTTTATAAAAGAACTTTTCTATTGGAAAATGGAGAAGTTACTTATAAAAATGATGCTTTAAGAAGTGACTATAAGCAATTTGATGTAGGGACGCCGGATTATAGTGACTTACAACTCGATCAATATATTTCGGTCATAGAAATTGTAAATCCAATGCACCGGATGTGGAGCGATGGCCGCTGGAACAAGTTGACCATGGCGCATGGATGCTATTGGGGGAAATGTACTTTTTGTGATATTTCTTTAGATTATATTAAGGTCTATGAACCCGTTGCAGCTAAACTGATTGTTGACAGGATTGAAGAATTAAGTGAGAAAACAGGGCAGAATGGCTTTCACTTTGTGGATGAGGCTGCACCACCGGCCCTGATGCGTGAGGTAGCGCTGGAGATTTTAAGAAGGGAAATTTCTGTAAGCTGGTGGACAAATATCCGGTTTGAGAAAAGCTTTACCAAAGACTTATGTATTTTGCTAAAGGCATCAGGCTGTATCGCTGTTTCTGGTGGTTTAGAAGTGGCATCAGATCGGTTATTAAAGCTAATTGACAAAGGAGTCTCAGTGGAACAAGTAGCCCGTGTTACCCGAAACCTGACAGAAGCGGGGGTATTGGTACATGCTTATTTAATGTATGGCTATCCAACGCAGACTATTCAGGAAACTGTAGACAGTCTGGAAATGGTGAGACAGCTGTTTGAAGCAGGCGTTTTACAATCTGGTTTCTGGCACCAGTTCGCGATGACCGCGCATAGTCCTGTTGGCATGTTTCCGGAGAAATTTGGTGTGGTTAAAGAGACTGAAGTGATTGGAACCTTTGCTAATAATGATATTAATTATATTGACAAAACAGGAATAGACCATAATAAATTTAGTTTCGGCTTAAAGAAATCGCTTTTCAATTTTATGCATGGCATTTGCCTGGATTACAAATTACAAGATTGGTTCGATTTTAAGATCCCCAAAGTAATGGTCCCCCCGGATTTTATTGAGAAAGCTTTAAAGGAAGAAA is a window encoding:
- a CDS encoding B12-binding domain-containing radical SAM protein; amino-acid sequence: MKTDLFLVTPPFTQLNTPYPATAYIKGFLNTKNITSTQADLGIEVILALFSRKGLEDLFFQAEKLTEQPKSLNAKRILALKKEYIRTIDVVIAFLQGKNPTLALQICQEDFLPEASRFMQLEELDWAFGSMGTQDKGKHLATLYLEDISDFIIECIDQNFGFSRYAERLGRSANSFDELYKALNQKYTYMDKLLIDILEKKIAVIQPKLFLISVPFPGNLYAAFRCAQYVKQHYPEIKISMGGGFPNTELRSVSDKRVFEFFDFISLDDGELPIELIYNSIVKAGPFNLYKRTFLLENGEVTYKNDALRSDYKQFDVGTPDYSDLQLDQYISVIEIVNPMHRMWSDGRWNKLTMAHGCYWGKCTFCDISLDYIKVYEPVAAKLIVDRIEELSEKTGQNGFHFVDEAAPPALMREVALEILRREISVSWWTNIRFEKSFTKDLCILLKASGCIAVSGGLEVASDRLLKLIDKGVSVEQVARVTRNLTEAGVLVHAYLMYGYPTQTIQETVDSLEMVRQLFEAGVLQSGFWHQFAMTAHSPVGMFPEKFGVVKETEVIGTFANNDINYIDKTGIDHNKFSFGLKKSLFNFMHGICLDYKLQDWFDFKIPKVMVPPDFIEKALKEESKFDTKPTAKVVWLGGNPETKCFSKSKKGNAMETMILTFHDKKETFTIQTNKNEGEWLASILQKIAVSNTKIYTFQEIKVDFETTMEYFELFWYSKPIYTLRDFGLLVL
- a CDS encoding TolC family protein, with protein sequence MKKLFLIISLISLAPALHAQENAGDLSTLINQSFTYFPQFKELGQAIDVEQQRITLAKSAGLPVVQATGSYRYTSPVSQISIPAGDNALDLQIMPKNNYNASLDASYTLWDFGVVKAGVDRAKAGLEYAKDNLEFNRNQLAFQVGNIYYQIAYLKNAISIQDSVINFLEVNKKDTEIKFKNGDALKYDVLSIQSSIDQEGNRKIDLQNNLNKQYALMEYATGTRIKANSSDFVFPVANKYDLNEALAEAQNNHPEFKLIKDKIQQAEADLKVSQTNGKPALVMSGGTGYKNGFTPDLDKFRYNYSAGVTLNIPIYQGGRARKQVRLSQSQLLQTKYSEESLSNTYRKDIQQAMIDIASNTSSLVNSARQVTEAKEAQKLAYSRYRNGIGTNLELTSASTNVQKAELTNLQYKYQLCIAQLTVAKLTGLKYW